The Streptomyces sp. WZ-12 genome segment CCGTCCAACCATCCGATCGTGACCTGCAACATCCCGCCGTGGGCGACGCGGTGGCAAGGGTTTGCCGCCGGACGTAGATATCCGCGCATGATGATCGAGCCGGCGCAGCATGAGCTCGATCGGTTCGTCGCTCTCCTACGGTCGCTCGGCATCACGGTGAGGCGCCCGGATGTCGTCGACCACGGGCGACGCTTCGGTACCCCCGACTGGTCGTCGCGCGGCTTTTGCAACACCTGTCCGCGGGACAGCATGCTCGTGATCGGCGACGAGATCATCGAGACCCCGATGGCATGGCCGTGCCGATATTTCGAGACCCACTCCTATCGCGAGATCCTCAAGGACTACTTCCGGCGCGGGGCGCGCTGGACGGCGGCACCAAAACCGCAGCTCACCGACACACTGTTCGACGCGGATTTCGCTGTCCCCGAGTCGGGCGAGCCGATGCGGTACATCCTCACCGAGTTCGAGCCGGTTTTTGACGCGGCGGACTTCATGCGCGCGGGACGCGATCTCTTCGTGACACGCAGCAACGTCACCAACCGCATGGGAATCGACTGGTTGCGTCGCCACCTCGGACCCGGCTATCGCATCCACGAGATCGAGAGCCGCTGCCGCACGCCCATGCACATCGACACGACGCTGGTCCTGCTCTCGCCCGGCAAAGCACTGGTCAATCCCGAATACGTCAACGTCGACCACCTGCCCGGCGTCCTGAAGTCATGGGACATTCTGCTCGCCCCCGAGCCCGACCCGATCGACGAGCGTCTGTTGAGGATCACCTCGATGTGCGGCGCGTGGCTCAACATGAACCTTCTGGTGATCGACGGAAAACGGGTGATCGCGGAGCGACACCACACCGGCATGTTGCGCGCGCTTGAGAAATGGGGGTTCGAGCCGATCCCGTGCGACCTGCTGCACTACGCGCCGTTCGGCGGCTCGTTCCACTGCGCGACGCTCGATATCCGGCGTCGCGGCCCGCTCGAATCGCATCTTCAGTGATCGGCTCCGGCTCACCGCGCGCCAACCCCAGGATGAGCCCGCGTGAGATGATCACAGTGCGCTGCGAGGTTGGAGGCGGCCGATGAGTTCCGTGCTCGGCGAGGTCGTACCACCCGCGCTGGGAATCGCGCTGTCGCCGTTCCCCGTCATCCCGGCGATCTTGTTGTTGTTCACCCGCAGGCCAAGGGCGACCGGCAGCGCGTTCCTGACCGGCTGGGTGATCGGGATCGCCGTGCCCACTGGTGTCTTCACCGTGCTGGCCTCGGTCATCGAACAGCATGAGGAGACGCCCACCTGGGCCTCTTGGGTCAGGATCGCCCTGGGCGCGATCCTGCTCGCCGTCGGTATCCCCCGCTGGTTCAACCCGCCGCAGAAGAAGTCGGCGCCGCAGTGGATGCGTTCCCTGGAGCGATCAACCCCCGCCCCAGCTCTGCGACTGGGGCTGCTGCTGTCGGCAGCCAACCCCAAGATCCTCCTGCTGGCCATGGCAGGCGGTCTCAGCATCGGCGCCGCCGGCCTACCGGCAGCCGGCACCGTCACCGCCGTCGTGGTCTTCACCGCGATCGCGGCCTGCACCGTCGCCCTCCCCCCGCTGCTCCACGCGCTCCTCGGCGAACGGATCGACGCCCCGCTGCGCCGTGCGAAAGACTGGCTCGAAGTCCACAACGCCACGGTCATGACCCTCGTGATCACCGTGATCGGCATGGTCCTGATCGCCGAAGGATGCGCGACGCTGTGGAACCAGCGCTGACCGACGACGGACCGAACCACCTGCTCGGCAACGCCGCTCGCGATACCGGCTTCGGTCGAAGTAGGCCAGGGCTTTCGATGTTCGTCCTCGGCCGC includes the following:
- a CDS encoding amidinotransferase, giving the protein MSTPSGTTADAAETLAPPVSSHNEWDPLEEVIVGRLEGARIPSNHPIVTCNIPPWATRWQGFAAGRRYPRMMIEPAQHELDRFVALLRSLGITVRRPDVVDHGRRFGTPDWSSRGFCNTCPRDSMLVIGDEIIETPMAWPCRYFETHSYREILKDYFRRGARWTAAPKPQLTDTLFDADFAVPESGEPMRYILTEFEPVFDAADFMRAGRDLFVTRSNVTNRMGIDWLRRHLGPGYRIHEIESRCRTPMHIDTTLVLLSPGKALVNPEYVNVDHLPGVLKSWDILLAPEPDPIDERLLRITSMCGAWLNMNLLVIDGKRVIAERHHTGMLRALEKWGFEPIPCDLLHYAPFGGSFHCATLDIRRRGPLESHLQ
- a CDS encoding GAP family protein — translated: MSSVLGEVVPPALGIALSPFPVIPAILLLFTRRPRATGSAFLTGWVIGIAVPTGVFTVLASVIEQHEETPTWASWVRIALGAILLAVGIPRWFNPPQKKSAPQWMRSLERSTPAPALRLGLLLSAANPKILLLAMAGGLSIGAAGLPAAGTVTAVVVFTAIAACTVALPPLLHALLGERIDAPLRRAKDWLEVHNATVMTLVITVIGMVLIAEGCATLWNQR